CAGGAAGAGAAGCTTGTAAATCAATAGCACCTTGACCGAATAGTTCTTGTAAAATACCGATAGTTGCGCTTGAGCTTTGTACAATTAAAGTGAAGACTGTACCGACAATGATACCTAAAATTGGATTGTCACTCATGCTAATCATTAACTCTTGGAATGATTCTAAAGAACGAAGTGGTTTCATACCTGCGCTCATTAATTCTAAACCGAAGAATAACATACCAAAACCGAATACAACTTGACCTACAGAATGTACTTTTTTATTTTTAAAGAAGAATAATAAAATCGCTCCAACTGCCATAACTGGGAGAGCGTATTCTCCGATTTTAATTCCGATAATAAAAGCAGTAACTGTCGTTCCGATGTTCGCACCCATAATAACGCCGATTGCTTGTCTTAATGTCATAAATCCGGCACTTACAAGTCCGACTGTTAAAGCTGTTGTTCCTGAACTTGATTGAATTAATACAGTAACTAGCATACCTGCTAGTACACCCATAAGTGGGTTTGTTGTAAAGCGATCTAAAATATCGCGAAGACGATCTCCAGCTGCTTGTTGCAGTCCATCGCCCATGTATTTAATCCCAAATAAGAAAATACCTAATCCACCAATGAACTGGAAGATCATTTCTTGAACATTATATTCCACGCATTCCACTCCTTAAATTTCATGTACGCTGTCATTATTAACTAAACCTTGAGACACTGTAAACGGTTTGTCAGTAAAATTTACACTAAATTTACAAAGTGAAGAAAAGTTTACAATTACTTAAAGAAATAACTGTATTTTATTGGTTTTCAGCTTATATAAATCTTAATTTTGTAAAGAAATCACACTCTTTAGAATAGTGTTTTTCAGTTGAATATCCAGGAAAGCGTCTGCGAGTTCATCGTATATTTTTTGATGAAAGGTAAAAAAATATGTAGGGAAATGCATGTAGTTTTATAACATCAAAAATACGATAAAAAAAGCCACTGAAAATTATCCAGCAGCTTTTTCTCTGTTTTTATCTCCATGCTTTTGTTTCCTTACACTTGTGATGTAAATGAACAGGAAAGCAATAAGGAGTAGAGAGGAATAGCGATATACAGTTGCGTAGTTTGTAAAATGTGCAATGAATCCAAATATAATTGCGCCAGCACCAATTCCAAGGTCGAATGCGGAGAAGAATGTAGCGGTTGCGACGCCTCGTCGGTGCGGTGCTACTCGGTCAATCATCCATGCTTGCAGTGCAGGTTGGATCGCTCCAAAACCACTTCCGTAGCATGCTGCTGCAATAATTAAACTCGGAATGGTAGTTGTATACGACAATAAAATAATACCTACAAACGTAATAATAACTCCTGGAATGATAACGAATGTATGACCTTTCGCATCGTATAACTTTCCAGAAAACGGACGAGTGACAGCGATTGCCAGTGCATTAAATAAGAAGAAGAGGCTAATATCAGCAATTCCGACTTCGGTAGCGAATAATGTAATAAAGCTCCCGATTCCTCCGTACATTAATGTAATACATAATATTAATAATGAAGGAAGTAAAGCTTTGCGCTCGATAAATCCATCGAGGAAGGTACCAGATGTTTGCTTTGGTGGTTGCGGCGATTTTTTGATTTGAAGTAGTTTCGTTAATATTAATGAAACTACTGTACAGGAAAGTGCACATAAAAAAAGAATTGTGAAGTTATATGTTTGCATAAGCCAAAGTCCAATAAGCGGACCAAGCGCCATTGCAATTGTTCCAGAAAGACCGAAATATCCCATGCCTTCACCGCGTCTAGCTTGTGGAATTAAATCTGAAACGACAGTTCCGTATGTAGTCGTTGTAATACCAAAACCAGCTCCGTGTAAAATTCGAACGGCAAGTAATAGGAAGACGGTTGAAGTGAAAAGATAACTACCCATAGCGAGTAAACAAATAGCAGTACCGATCATTAAAATGATTTTTTTGTTGAATTTTTGCAAGGCGTTTCCCGTTAGTGGTCTAACAAAAAGTGCTGCTACGGTAAACATACCGACAACAAATCCGATATTAGAACTTGTGCCGCCAATTTCTTTCACATAAACAGGTAAAGTAGGAATTAACATTTGAAACCCTAAAAACATACATAAGTTTGCTAGAATTAAAGCAACAAACTCTTTCGTCCATAACGGTTCTCGTTTTACGAGTATTGCCTCTCCCATATATTCATCCCCTATATAAAATTTCTCTGTTCTTTCGAGTATATGTATTGGTCAATGTAACAGTCAAGGAAGGTGCCTTGAAAACGTATAACAATTTTTGCGGTGAAAAAACTGACAAATTTGTGTAAAAGCTACACAACTATGAAAAAAAGTTGTAAAGTATAGATGTATAGACTTGTAGTTGTTATGAATGATAGAAATTGTTTTTTCTTTAAAGAAAGCGGATTCAAAACGTAGTGAATGAGAAGGGGATATATACTTTTTCACTACATATATTTGAAAAGGTTTACAAAACAATGAAGAAAGAGGCGTGTACATATGAGACGATTAGGTATTTCTATTTATCCAGAACATTCAACGGTAGAGAAAGATAAGGAATATTTAACATTAGCAAGTAAATACGGATTTACACGTGTATTCACATGCTTATTGTCTGTAGATGGAGAGAAAGAGAAAATTATAGAAGAGTTTAAAGAAACGATCTCGCATGCAAATGCATTAGGGTTCCAAGTATTAGTTGATATTAGTCCGTCTGTCTTTACACAATTAGGTATTTCATATAATGATTTATCGTTCTTCCATGAGTTAGGAGCGTACGGTATTCGTTTAGATGTTGGATTCTCTGGTTTAGAAGAATCGATTATGACTTACAATCCATACGGCTTAAAAATTGAAATTAATATGAGTAACGGTACGAAATATGTTGATAACATTATGAGCCATAGACCAAATCGTGAAAATTTAATTGGTTGCCATAATTTTTATCCGCATCGTTATTCAGGATTATCATATGATCATTTTGTTACATGCTCGAAACAATTTAAAGATTACGGTATGAGAACGGCTGCTTTTATTTCATCATTTGATGCAACATATGGGCCTTGGCCAGTAACAGAAGGATTATGTACGTTAGAGCAGCATCGTGAATTACCGATGACAACACAGGCGAAGCATTTATTTGCGACAGAATTAATTGATGATGTCATTATTGCGAATGCGTATGCATCAGAAAAAGAATTAGAGGCACTAGGTGCATTAAATAAAGAAAAACAAACTTTTGATATAGAGTTATATGATACGACAACAGAATTAGAAAAAATTATTGTATTAGAGGAACCGCATTTTTATCGCGGAGATGTATCTGAATATATGATTCGTTCGACACAAAGTCGTGTGAAATATAAGAAAGAAGAGTTCAAACCGCATAATACACGCGAAATTAAGCGCGGGGATCTTTTAATTGATAATGAACAGTACGGTCAATATAAAGGTGAATTGCAAATTGCTTTAAAAGATATGGTGAACACAGGAAAAACAAATGTAGTTGGCCGAATTGTGGAAGAAGAAATTTTCTTATTAGATTATTTACAAGCATGGGATAAATTCGGATTTACATTAAAGAAATAGATAAAATGAAAAAGGAAAAAACTACTGACCTCAGCAGTTTTTTCCTTTTTATCTAAGTGCGAGAGGAAGAGCTATGACAAAAGTGCATCAGCGATTAGTTTCTATTTTAGAGGAGTTTTTAGAAGAGAAATCGATGTTAAATCGAGCTTTTTTAGCGAGCCGTTTACATGTATCAACGAAGACGATTCAAAAAGATATAAAGTTATTGAATGATATATTGGAAGAAAACGGAGCGAAAATTGAATCGCAAAGAGGGACTGGATACGAACTAGAAATTATACAAACGAAGAAGTTTGAAGAATTTTGCGTGAATCTATTTCAAAAACAGACGGAAAAGATCCCAACTTCTTATGAAGAAAGGATAGCGTACATTCTGCAACGTATTTTAACGACAGATGGGTATGTGAAGCTTTCACAGTTAGCAGAGGAGATTTATGTAAGTAAATCGACTGTAAATTTAATTATGAAAGATGTTACAGATATATGTGGTCGCTATA
This Bacillus paramycoides DNA region includes the following protein-coding sequences:
- a CDS encoding MFS transporter; protein product: MGEAILVKREPLWTKEFVALILANLCMFLGFQMLIPTLPVYVKEIGGTSSNIGFVVGMFTVAALFVRPLTGNALQKFNKKIILMIGTAICLLAMGSYLFTSTVFLLLAVRILHGAGFGITTTTYGTVVSDLIPQARRGEGMGYFGLSGTIAMALGPLIGLWLMQTYNFTILFLCALSCTVVSLILTKLLQIKKSPQPPKQTSGTFLDGFIERKALLPSLLILCITLMYGGIGSFITLFATEVGIADISLFFLFNALAIAVTRPFSGKLYDAKGHTFVIIPGVIITFVGIILLSYTTTIPSLIIAAACYGSGFGAIQPALQAWMIDRVAPHRRGVATATFFSAFDLGIGAGAIIFGFIAHFTNYATVYRYSSLLLIAFLFIYITSVRKQKHGDKNREKAAG
- a CDS encoding DUF871 domain-containing protein, with the translated sequence MRRLGISIYPEHSTVEKDKEYLTLASKYGFTRVFTCLLSVDGEKEKIIEEFKETISHANALGFQVLVDISPSVFTQLGISYNDLSFFHELGAYGIRLDVGFSGLEESIMTYNPYGLKIEINMSNGTKYVDNIMSHRPNRENLIGCHNFYPHRYSGLSYDHFVTCSKQFKDYGMRTAAFISSFDATYGPWPVTEGLCTLEQHRELPMTTQAKHLFATELIDDVIIANAYASEKELEALGALNKEKQTFDIELYDTTTELEKIIVLEEPHFYRGDVSEYMIRSTQSRVKYKKEEFKPHNTREIKRGDLLIDNEQYGQYKGELQIALKDMVNTGKTNVVGRIVEEEIFLLDYLQAWDKFGFTLKK